In Streptomyces liangshanensis, the DNA window AACTGGTGCGCCGGCGTCAGCAGCACCGCCCCGGCGCCCGGTACGTCCGGCAGCTCCTGGGTGCGGGTGCCGTACCCGTCCACGGACAGCGCGGGCGTGCGGATGCCCGCGTCCGCCAGCAGCTTCCGGTGCTCGCCGAGCCCGTACGCCTCGACGGCCACCGCGCGTGTCCCGCGCGCCCTGAGGACCGTGCCCAGCAGGGCCAGGCCGTGGACGAAGCCCGAGCAGATCACGATGCGCTCGGGGGCCGCGTACACCCCGCGCGCCCGGGCCAGGTAGTCGGCGAGGACGGCGCGCAGCTCGGGGCGGCCGCCCGGATCGCCGTACCCGAACGCCTCCTGGGGCGCGTCGGTCAGCGCGCGGCGGGCGGCCGCGAGCCACTGGGCGCGGGGGAATCCGGCGAGGTCGGAGGCGCCGGGCAGGAGGCTGTACGTGGCCCTGCGGCGGGTGGGCCTGGTCCGGGGCGGGGCGGGCGCGGGGGTGCGGGGTGTCGCGCGCCGGGCGACGCGGGTGCCCGAGCCCTGCTGGGCGGTGAGCCAGCCCTCGGCGACCAGTTCGCCGTAGGCGTCGGCGACCGTGTTGCGGGCGATGCCGAGGTCGGCGGCGAGGGAGCGGGACGAGGGCAGCCGGGCGCCGGGGGCGAGCCTGCCGGTGCGGACGGCCTCGCGCAGGGCGTCCATGAGGCCGGTGCGCAGGTGGGGGCCGCGCAGCTCCAGGTGCAGGTCGGTGCCGAGGACGGTGTGGTGGTCGGACGCGCGGCGCGCCTCGCGGGAGCCCTCGCCGGAGCCCTCGCCGGGCTGCTCGCCGGGCGCCGTATTGGCCCAGGAATCCGTCATGGAAGTGGACCATACGCCTGTGCCACCGCCTCCTTATCGTCGACAGCATGACAAGCACGGACACCACCGGAACAGAAGCGGTCGCGACGACCGACCACGCCCACACGTACGCCCCCGAGCACACCCCCCGCCTGGCCATGGCGACGTTCGCGCCCGAGGTCTACAAGGCGATGGTCCGCCTGGACGCGGCGGCCAGGAAGGGCGTCGAGCCGACGCTGCTCGAACTGGTCAAGATCAGGGCGTCGCAGATCAACCACTGCGCGTTCTGCCTGGACATGCACTCCAAGGACGCGCTGGCGGCCGGCGAGTCGGTCGAGCGGATCATCCAGCTGAGCGCGTGGGAGGAGTCGCGGCACTTCTACACGCCGAAGGAGATCGCGGCGATCGAACTGACCGAGGCCATCACCGTCCTGACGGACGGCTTCGTGCCGGACGCGGTGTACGAGCGGGCCGCCGCGCAGTTCGACGAGACCGAACTGGCCCACCTGATCGCGGCGATCACCGTGATCAACGGCTGGAACCGCTTCTCCGTGGCGACCCGGGCCGTCCCGGGCCACTACACGCCGGGCTCGCTCAAGCACTGAGCCGGGCGGGGCGGGTCGTCCCCCTCCCGCGAGCTCTACGTCCACCTCCCCCTCGCCCTCCACCTCCCCCTCCGACTCAACGGGATACGAGAACCGATGACAGCCTCGGCCTTCCGCGCCCTCCACCACGACCGCCCCGCCGGTGACCCGCTCGTCCTGCCGGGCCCCTGGGACGCCGCCAGCGCCCGGGCGTTCGTGGACGCGGGCTTCCCGGCGCTCGCCGTGCCGAGCGCGGGGGTCGCCGCCTCGCTCGGGTACGAGGACGGCGCGACCCCGGCGGACGAGATGTTCGCGGCGATCGCCCGGATCACGCGCGCCGTCGCCGTCCCCGTCTCGGCGGACATCGAGGACGGGTACGGCCTCGCGCCCGGGGAGTTGGTGGCCCGGCTCCTGGACGCCGGGGCGGTGGGCTGCAACCTGGAGGACTCGTCGGGCGGTGTCCTCCAGGACGCGCGGCGGCACGCGGACCGGCTGGCGGAGGTACGGGCGGCGGCCGGCGGCCGGTTGTTCGTCAACGCGCGCGTCGACACGTTCCTCCACGGCGCCGGCGACCCGGCGGAGGCGGTGGCGCGGGCCCGGCTGTACGTGGCGGCGGGCGCGGACTGCATCTACCCGATCGCCGCGCCGGCCACGGCACTCGCCGCCGTCCGCGCCGGGGTCGAGGGACCGGTCAACGCCCTCGCGACGCCGGACGGCCCCGCCGTCGCCGAGTGCGGCCGGCTCGGCGCGACCCGCGTGACGTTCGGCCCGGCGCTCCAGCGCCGGGCGACGGCGGCGGCGCGGGAGATCGCCGGGCGGCTGCGCGGCTGACGACGGCGGGCGTACCGGCGCCGGAGGACGGGGGTCCCCGGCGCCGGAAGCGCTCCGGACCGCGTCAACTCCCGCCGCGTTGTGACCGGAAGGCTGCGGCGCGTTTTGTCGTGCGTGCGCAAGGTCGTGTTCATCGGGCGGTCGCGGAGGCGGACGAGGGTTCGCGTGCTTGACGAAAGACCCCCGAAAGGAACAACGATGGCCACATCGAACGAATCGGCCGACCTGCCCGACGGGCTCAGCCGCCGCCACGCGCTGGGCCTGCTGGGAACGGCCGGCGCCGGCGCCGCCGCGCTCCCGCTCCTGGGCGCCACCCCGGCCGCGGCGGACACGTCCTTCGGCTCCCCCGCCTTCCACCCCACCGCCGACGCGGGCGGCGCGCCGCCGGTGCAGGGTCTGCACCTGACCTTCGGGGCCGACCCCAGCAGCCAGATGGTCGTCTCCTGGCTCACCGACGGACCCGTCAAGCGGCCCCGCGTGATGTACGGGACGCCGGAGCACGGCTTCGGTTCCAGCACGGCCGCCAGGACCCGTACGTACACCGACGGCAAGTCCGGCCGGGTCGTGTACGTCCACCACGCCGAGCTGTCCCGCCTCAAGCCCGCCACGGACTACGTGTACATGGCCTCGCACGACGGGGCGACCCCCGACAGCGCCGTGTTCCGGACCGCGCCGCGCGGGCGGGCCCCCCTCACCTTCACCAGCTTCGGCGACCAGTCGGCGCCGCAGGTGACCTGGTCGGCCGACGGCACCAGCATCATGGACGCCAACTCGACGCCCGCCACCAAGGACATCGTCACGGGCATCGAGCAGGTGGCGCCCCTCTTCCACCTGCTCAACGGCGACCTCTGCTACGCGAATCTCGACGTCGACCGGGTCCGCACCTGGAACAACTTCTTCACCAACAACACCCGTTCGGCGCGCTTCCGGGCGTGGATGCCGGCGGCCGGCAACCACGAGATCGAGAAGGCCAACGGCCCGATCGGACTGGGCGCCTACCAGACGTACTTCGACCTGCCGTCCACCGAGACCGACGCCGAACTCGACAACCTCTGGTACGCGTTCACCGCCGGATCGGTGCGGGTGATCGTGCTCCAGAACGACGACAACGCCCTCCAGGACGGCGGCGACGTGTACATCAGCGGCTACTCCGGTGGCCGCCAGCTCGCCTTCCTGGAGAAGGAGTTGCGGGCCGCCCGCTCCTCCCGGGACATCGACTGGATCGTCGTCGCCATGCACCAGGTGATGATCAGCTCCACCGACGCCAACGGCGCGGACCTCGGGCTGCGGCAGAAGTACGGGCCCCTCTTCGACAAGTACGGCGTCGACCTCGTCCTGTGCGGACACGAGCACAACTACGAGCGCTCCCTCGCCGTGCGCGGGGTGGTCTCGGGCAGCGAGACGCTCACCCCGAACCCGGTGTCGTCGGCGACGGACGCCATCGACACCACCCACGGCACCGTGCACATGATCCTCGGCGGCGGGGGCGTCTCCGGGACGACCAACCAGTCCTTCTTCAAGGACGGGACCGCGAAGGTGATCACGGCGGTGTCGGCGTCCGCGCCGGCCGGGTCCAAGCGCACCTCGACCTACGTCAAGGAACAGGCCGTCTGGACGGGCGTCCGCGACGTCGACCACCCGTACGGCTTCGCGTCGTTCACCGTCGACCCCGGGCGGCACGCCGGTGACACGACCACCCTGCACGTCACCTACTACAACGTGAACAAGCCCGACGGCGACCTGTCGGTCTTCGAGAAGTTCACCCTGCACCGCAAGCGCTCCGACGGAAAGCGCTGATCCTTCCCGCTCCCCGATCGACGAGGCCCTCCTCAGGCCCCGGCCGCACCCACCTTGCGCACGTGGGTGTCGCCGGGGCCGAGCCGTCGGCCGTCCGCCGCGTGGATCTCCAGGGGCCGCAGCGGCTGCCGCCGCTCCCGGTCCAGCAGCTCGGAGTGCTCCTCCCCGGGCGCGAAGAAGTGCGCCTCGCCCCACTGGCGCAGGGCCACGACCACGGGGAACAGGTCCTCGCCCTTGGGCGTCAATACGTACTCGTGGTACGCGCTCCCGTCCGACGCCGGTACGACGTCGAGGATCCCGCCCGCGACCAGGGCCCGCAGCCGGGTGGTGAGGATGTTCTTCGCCACGCCCAGGCTCCGCTGGAACTCCCCGAAGCGGCGGCTGCCGTCGAACGCGTCGCGCACGATCAGCAGCGACCACCAGTCCCCGATCGCGTCGACCGACCGGGCGACCGGGCACTCGTCCTCGTCGAACCGCGTCCGCTTGACCATACTGTCCGCCCTCCACGTCGCCCACCTCCCGCCTCTCTCCTGCGGCGGCCTGGTTGCAACATGCTACCAGTTGCCGCTACCGTCCCTCTGGTGGCTACTTGCAACCAGATCACGCCGCCGACCCGGCCCGCCCTCTCCCGGCGTACGACCCTGCTCTTCGCCGTCGCCAGTGGCGCCGCCGTCTCGAACGTCTACCTCGCCCAACCCCTCCTCGCCACGCTGAGCCACGACCTCGGCATCGGCGCCGCGACCGTCGGCGCCGTCGTCACCCTCACCCAGGTCGGGTACGGGCTCGGGCTGTTCTTCCTCGTCCCCCTCGGCGACCTGGTCGACCGCAGGCGCCTGGTGGTGGCGCAGCTGCTCCTGCTGGCCGCCACGCTGGCCGCCGTGGGCACCGCGGCGACCGCGCCGATCCTGCTGACCGCGCTGGCCGCCACCGGCTTCCTCGCCGTGGTGACGCAGAGCCTGATGGCGTTCGCGGCGTCCCTCGCGGAACCGGTGCGACGCGGCCGGGTCGTGGGGGCGGTGACCAGCGGGATCGTGACGGGCATCCTGCTCGCCCGCACCGCGTCCGGCGCGCTGGCCGACCTCGCGGGCTGGCGGGCGGTCTACCTCTGCTCGGCGGCGCTCACCCTCGTCCTGACCGTGGCCCTGCACCACGCGCTGCCCCGGAGCACGCAACCGGACCCGCCCGCACCCGCCGCTCCACGCCTGGCCTACCGCGCCCTTCTGCGCTCCACGCTCGCGCTCTTCGCCGAGGAGCGGGTCTTCCGGATCCGCGCGCTCTTCGCCCTCCTGGTCTTCGCCGCGTTCGGCACCCTCTGGAGCTGCGTCGCGCTCCCGCTCAGCGAGCCCCCGCTCTCCCTCTCGCACACGGCCATCGGCGCGTTCGGCCTCGCGGGCGCGGCCGGCGCCCTCGCGGCGGCGCCCGCCGGGCGCCTGCACGACCGGGGACTCGGAGCCCGCACGACCGGAGTCGCCCTGGCCCTGCTCGTCGTGTCCTGGCTGCCGCTCGCCCTGACCCGGCAGTCCCTGTGGGCGCTGGCGATCGGCGCCGTGCTCCTCGACCTCGCCGTCCAGGCCGTCCACGTCACCAACCAGAGCATGATCTTCGCCCTGCGCCCCGACGCTGGCGGCCGGCTGATGGGCGGATACATGGTCTTCTACTCGATCGGCAGCGCGGTCGGCGCTCTCGCCTCGACGGCCGTGTACGCCCGGGCCGGCTGGGGTGCGGTCTGCGTCCTGGGCGCGGTGTTCAGCGTGCTGGGCCTGCTGCTCTGGGCCGTCACCACGCCCCGCCCCCGCCGGGTCACGGCGTGAGCCCCCGGCCGCGCGCCGCCGCCAGCCAGCCCGGATAGCGCGCCAGCAGCAGTTCGTACAACTGGTCGTCCGTCAGCCCGGCCGGGTCGCGGACGGAGAAGAACCCGATGTTGTCCAGGTAGGGCCCCGGCCGGGCACTCAGGTCCGCGAGGAACTCGAACTCGTCCGGCTCCCCGATCGCCATGAACTGCCAGAACACCGGCTCGTAACTGGAGGACCGCAGGTGCTCCAGGGCCACCTCCTTCTCACTGGTCGCGCCGTCGGTGACGAACAGGACGAACACCGGCGGCTCGCCCGCCCCGGGACCCGCGAGCAGCGGGACCGACCGCGAGTCCGCCGAGCCGACGTAGCGCCCCCGCACCAGGCCCATCGCCTCGCCGTAGTCGGTCGACGCGCCGACATCCGCCTCCTGGTAAAGCGTCCCGATCCTCCCCCGGTAGTCGTCCGGTCCCATGGCGCCCGCCTCCTCCGCGAAGGTGGCGAACGGGAAGACGTCGACCTCGCCGTTGTCGTCGAGGCGCAGGGCCAGCGCCAGGACCCGTTCGGCGAGGGCCTGGACGTGGCCCGCCTCGTAGAGGTCGGACATCGACGCCGACATGTCGAGGCAGAGCGCGACCCGCGCGGTGTGCTCGGCCAGGCCGTGCCTCTCCAGAGGGACCGCGGCCTTCTTGGTGTACGAGAGCAACTCGGCGTGCCCTTCGTCGGCCAACCTCTTCTCCATCGAGATCAGCCGCGCCTTCTTGAGCCGGGACGACGGTAAGGAGACGGGTGAGGGCTGCGGTGACAAGGCCTCCGGGCCCGGCTCCTCGTCCGCGACCGCGACGCCGAAGTCCGTCGCCAGACCGGCCAGCCCTGACGCGTACCCCTGCCCCACCGCACGGAACCGCCAGCCGTCCGCGCGCCGGTACACCTCACCGAAGACGAAGGCCGTCTCCGTCGTCGCGTCGCCGATGTCGAACGCGACCACCATCGCGCCCGTACCGGCG includes these proteins:
- a CDS encoding PLP-dependent aminotransferase family protein, translated to MTDSWANTAPGEQPGEGSGEGSREARRASDHHTVLGTDLHLELRGPHLRTGLMDALREAVRTGRLAPGARLPSSRSLAADLGIARNTVADAYGELVAEGWLTAQQGSGTRVARRATPRTPAPAPPRTRPTRRRATYSLLPGASDLAGFPRAQWLAAARRALTDAPQEAFGYGDPGGRPELRAVLADYLARARGVYAAPERIVICSGFVHGLALLGTVLRARGTRAVAVEAYGLGEHRKLLADAGIRTPALSVDGYGTRTQELPDVPGAGAVLLTPAHQFPLGVALHPDRRAAAVDWARVSDGLVLEDDYDGEFRYDRQPVGAVQGLDPERVVYLGTASKSLAPGLRLGWMVLPEGLVAEVTAAKGESDWASSALEQLTLAEFVASGAYDRHVRSMRLRYRRRRDQLVEALAGRPDIRVTGIAAGLHALVELPPGTERSVVESAARQGLAVSGLARFRHESAPPGPDALVVGYGTPSVSAWAGALEALCRALP
- a CDS encoding carboxymuconolactone decarboxylase family protein; protein product: MTSTDTTGTEAVATTDHAHTYAPEHTPRLAMATFAPEVYKAMVRLDAAARKGVEPTLLELVKIRASQINHCAFCLDMHSKDALAAGESVERIIQLSAWEESRHFYTPKEIAAIELTEAITVLTDGFVPDAVYERAAAQFDETELAHLIAAITVINGWNRFSVATRAVPGHYTPGSLKH
- a CDS encoding isocitrate lyase/PEP mutase family protein, which encodes MTASAFRALHHDRPAGDPLVLPGPWDAASARAFVDAGFPALAVPSAGVAASLGYEDGATPADEMFAAIARITRAVAVPVSADIEDGYGLAPGELVARLLDAGAVGCNLEDSSGGVLQDARRHADRLAEVRAAAGGRLFVNARVDTFLHGAGDPAEAVARARLYVAAGADCIYPIAAPATALAAVRAGVEGPVNALATPDGPAVAECGRLGATRVTFGPALQRRATAAAREIAGRLRG
- a CDS encoding purple acid phosphatase family protein, with the protein product MATSNESADLPDGLSRRHALGLLGTAGAGAAALPLLGATPAAADTSFGSPAFHPTADAGGAPPVQGLHLTFGADPSSQMVVSWLTDGPVKRPRVMYGTPEHGFGSSTAARTRTYTDGKSGRVVYVHHAELSRLKPATDYVYMASHDGATPDSAVFRTAPRGRAPLTFTSFGDQSAPQVTWSADGTSIMDANSTPATKDIVTGIEQVAPLFHLLNGDLCYANLDVDRVRTWNNFFTNNTRSARFRAWMPAAGNHEIEKANGPIGLGAYQTYFDLPSTETDAELDNLWYAFTAGSVRVIVLQNDDNALQDGGDVYISGYSGGRQLAFLEKELRAARSSRDIDWIVVAMHQVMISSTDANGADLGLRQKYGPLFDKYGVDLVLCGHEHNYERSLAVRGVVSGSETLTPNPVSSATDAIDTTHGTVHMILGGGGVSGTTNQSFFKDGTAKVITAVSASAPAGSKRTSTYVKEQAVWTGVRDVDHPYGFASFTVDPGRHAGDTTTLHVTYYNVNKPDGDLSVFEKFTLHRKRSDGKR
- a CDS encoding winged helix-turn-helix transcriptional regulator, producing MVKRTRFDEDECPVARSVDAIGDWWSLLIVRDAFDGSRRFGEFQRSLGVAKNILTTRLRALVAGGILDVVPASDGSAYHEYVLTPKGEDLFPVVVALRQWGEAHFFAPGEEHSELLDRERRQPLRPLEIHAADGRRLGPGDTHVRKVGAAGA
- a CDS encoding MFS transporter produces the protein MVATCNQITPPTRPALSRRTTLLFAVASGAAVSNVYLAQPLLATLSHDLGIGAATVGAVVTLTQVGYGLGLFFLVPLGDLVDRRRLVVAQLLLLAATLAAVGTAATAPILLTALAATGFLAVVTQSLMAFAASLAEPVRRGRVVGAVTSGIVTGILLARTASGALADLAGWRAVYLCSAALTLVLTVALHHALPRSTQPDPPAPAAPRLAYRALLRSTLALFAEERVFRIRALFALLVFAAFGTLWSCVALPLSEPPLSLSHTAIGAFGLAGAAGALAAAPAGRLHDRGLGARTTGVALALLVVSWLPLALTRQSLWALAIGAVLLDLAVQAVHVTNQSMIFALRPDAGGRLMGGYMVFYSIGSAVGALASTAVYARAGWGAVCVLGAVFSVLGLLLWAVTTPRPRRVTA
- a CDS encoding VWA domain-containing protein, producing MTHLAKGANIPLSATELRATLTWRPGPGVPDVDASALVLDGRRRVRGDDDLVFYNQPVHPSGAVVREPGRPGEECLGLDLGRVPDEVVSVVLAASADGGPFGRVPGLRLQVTDAGTGAMVVAFDIGDATTETAFVFGEVYRRADGWRFRAVGQGYASGLAGLATDFGVAVADEEPGPEALSPQPSPVSLPSSRLKKARLISMEKRLADEGHAELLSYTKKAAVPLERHGLAEHTARVALCLDMSASMSDLYEAGHVQALAERVLALALRLDDNGEVDVFPFATFAEEAGAMGPDDYRGRIGTLYQEADVGASTDYGEAMGLVRGRYVGSADSRSVPLLAGPGAGEPPVFVLFVTDGATSEKEVALEHLRSSSYEPVFWQFMAIGEPDEFEFLADLSARPGPYLDNIGFFSVRDPAGLTDDQLYELLLARYPGWLAAARGRGLTP